The genomic segment gatttgtacatgttagagtttgtttgagaatttataaatttgtgtttgtttataaattaataaaatttaatttgaattttattactTAGATGTTttgttatgaaataaataataatttatttaacaagtttattttataaaacatgtggaaaaagtattatttattgcGATAATATTTcccccataaaaataaaaaaaaataaaaaagttagatGTTGTTAGTTATGAAAGACAAGCCCACCACTCTTGGCCTATTTTGTTAAGCATAtgcttagggtttttttttttagttttttataaaaactttgttttattgatttttattttaaactagttcgaaataaaaacaagatgaaatccgacttaatttgttaaattcagATGTGATCTAATCAggtaaacttcatgatttttttttaaattccaataGAATAGACTATagctattaaattatttaattgattgagttgctaacttttttaattcagaaattgatctaaatcaagttttattttaaattaatttaaaaattaatttgttaaatctGACCACCCCagctaataatttaaatttaaaatcccttaataattaatatattctaTCTCAAGCttcttaaatgaaaatttaaatttaaagtcaAAAATCAAAGCATCATCGTACTACCACAGACACTTTTTTAAATACCCAAAAACCTCTCCTTGATCTCTCCGAACAAACCAAATTATAATAAACATCTCTCTACCCGCAGATTCTCCTTTTCCGTTCTCTTATGAGACGGAGATGATTTGTTTTCAGCCAAGCAGCACAAAATCAGTATGGATTTTTCTTCCGCCTCCGCCTCCGCCTCCCCTCTCTGCCGCTCGCCGCCCCGCACTCGCAGTCGTAGATGGCGTCAGAGTCGGACTTGTACCGCTGTTGTTGTGGTGGCTGCACTTGTGATTACTACTACAGCCTGGCTGTCTCTTGTTTTCTCCGGCACTACTGCTCGGTGGTGTTGGCATAGGCTTAAGAACTGGGAAGGAAGTCTGCATACGCTCCCGTGGAAACCACAAAGTCAGAATCCAAATGGGGTTGAGGAAGAAGATAAGGTTTTGTCTCTAGAAGGAATTGCTCCGTCTCTTCCATTAGGAAGAAACAGGAGCCTATCGGAGGAGGAGAGACGAAGAGATGGAGCAGGGCTAGCGTTAAATCATATAGTTTTCGGCATTGCAGGGTCTTCTCAGCTgtggaagagaaggaaagagcTTATAAGGCTATGGTGGAGAAAGGATTCTTCAATGCGGGGTCATGTTTGGGTGGAAGAGCAAGTGGATGATAAAGAATGGGATGAGTCATTGCCAAGGATTATGATTTCGGAGGATACTTCTCGGTTTCGGTACACGAATCCGACCGGACATCCTTCTGGGCTTCGGATTGCGCGCATTGTGTTGGAAACTTTTCGACTAGGTTTGTCTGATGTTCGATGGTTTGTTTTGGGAGATGATGATACTATTTTTAGTGTAGATAATTTGGTTGATGTATTGAGTAAGTATGATTGTAATGAGATGGTTTATATCGGCGGTCCCTCAGAGAGTCACTCTGCTAATACTTATTTTAGTCATAATATGGCTTATGGAGGTGGCGGGATTGCTATAAGTTATCCTCTTGCCAAGGCGCTTTATAGTGTTCTTGATGATTGTCTTGAGAGATATCATAGGTTATATGGAAGTGATGATAGACTCCTCGCTTGTATTTCCGAGCTTGGCGTTCCTTTATCAAGAGAACATGGGTTTCACCAGGTTTGTTTATCTACTACTGCTGCCCTCCTGCTCTTAATCATTTTCTAATTGTCACCTTTTAGAAAACTTGTATTTTATTAGTAATTATGTGTTATGGCTTGTGCTGCTAAGAAGTTAGTGGTTTTATGTTAAAGTCTGGAGAATTAGACCCCTTGAATTCTAGGATTTAAGTTGTGGTTGGTTTGTTATGGCAGTGGGATATCAGGGGTAGCGCTCATGGTCTTTTATCTGCGCACCCGATTTCACCCTTTGTGTCAATTCATCATGTAGAGGCCGTGGAGCCTATTTACCCTGGGATGAGCTCTTTGGACAGTTTGAAATTGTTCACTAAGGCCATGAAGGTTGATCCTATGAGCTTCTTGCAGCGATCAATCTGTTATGACCATGCACGCCGCCTAACCTTTTCTGTCTCGCTTGGTTATGCTATTCAAGTGTTCCCAAGCATCGTGCTACCCCGGGTCCTTGAGCGCTCAGAAATGACTTTCTCTGCTTGGAACAAGATTCATAATCTGAATGAGTTTGATTTGGATACTAGGGATCCCTCCAAATCTGTTTGTAAGAGTCCAGTCCTCTTCTTCTTAGAAGATGTGGAAAGACAAGGCAACACTACTCTGGGTACATATGTGCGGGCGGGGAGattgaaagatgatttgaaaagaaaagttcTCTGCTTTCCTCGTTCGGCTCCTCTTCCTTATGTGGGGCGTATTCGGGCTTTGGGGTATCCTCTAAAGAACTGGCATTTGGTGAGTtccctttgtattttttttttattctcagcATCGTCTACTctgattttcaaacttttccTTACAAGTTAAATGTTgacattttaaatatatatcatgGACAGTCACCACGTCGCCTGTGTTGCAAACTGAATCAAACAAGTGATGAACTCCTTACAATATCAGTTAAACAGTGTGGGAAGGGATCTTTTGGTTCTTTTGCTGATTCCGTGTGAATATGAATGGTAGCAGTTCGTCTACTCGATATCATTGCTGGGGGGATTATTTTATGCTTGAAGAAGGCCCTTTCCCAGCCTGTGCTTTATATTGTACAGCATCATTGTTTGGCTCCTTCTTGCAACAGTGGTTTACCGAATGGCATCTGGCATTTTGAAAACCATGCTAACAAATGAGTTTAAGATGAGATCACAGACCTTCACTTCATGGACTACATTCTGTGCCTTCCTTTTTCTTCGGAAGGTAAATAATTTGAAGTCTATATCTAACTTGTAGACATTGCTAATGATGTGAGAGACAATTTTTGTTAGTTTACAAATGAAAACTCCAAGATTTATTTGTCCTATTTTTAATTGTCTGTGTTTTGCTGTGAACtctagtaattttatttttttcttgtacctTCAACTCTCTGTTGAACACTATTGTTCGAGCAATTAGATCTTTGATTGTGCCACCCACTCATTGCAGTAGATGTTCAGTTAAATATCATCCCAATTATTTGGTGTTGCTTTGATATGTCCTTTTTACTTTATAAGGAAAGCCCTTGATAGGATTTTCGTGCATCTGTTTGGCATTCTGTTCTAATTAGAACCTAGTTGACTATCTTACCACATTGTTCTGCTTTTCTGCTGATATGTTGGATCCAACACCATGGGTTTTACCTTAACCCCATGCAACTCTTTGAGCACATCCCTTGCAATCTTGTATTCAATTTGTGTACTTTCAGTGCTCATTAGTGCATATTTTTTCTGTATTATTCAGCTTGTATCACACTTATTATGGTCTAATGGTATGGATAATACGCAATATTTGGAACTAGTAAATTTGAAGGGTTTGCTGAtcgaacccccccccccccccccccaaccccATTACTCTTTCCTTAATCTCGTGCAACTTATGAGCACATCATCATATGGATTCATATGAGTGCATCATACACAACTCAACTTGCATCGTGTCTCCAATTTGTGTACCTTACAAGGACACgttagaagaaagaaaaatgtgtCAAAAGTTATGTGGTAGTGTTAGATAAGTCTTTGGGGGAGCCATGTCAGCAATTCAATGCTGTTTAATTGAGATGTGTTTATATTTTCTCACATTTAAATGCCTCCCGCCTTGTGCAGTTTTTCTCTTCTACGGTGGACCTACAATGACTTGGAGTTCATTGCCTCCGGTCAGCTGTTGTTATGCTAAAAAGAGCTAAATCATCCAATTAATTCATTATGTTTGTTGCCTTATTGGTCCAATTACGATCTTACAGAGTTCATTATTCTAAAGCTCTCACGCTCTCCAATTGTGTCATGTTTTCTCTTCGGAAACCTTGGTAGGTTAGGGATGCAGGGTTTTTGTGA from the Populus nigra chromosome 1, ddPopNigr1.1, whole genome shotgun sequence genome contains:
- the LOC133688457 gene encoding uncharacterized protein LOC133688457, yielding MDFSSASASASPLCRSPPRTRSRRWRQSRTCTAVVVVAALVITTTAWLSLVFSGTTARWCWHRLKNWEGSLHTLPWKPQSQNPNGVEEEDKVLSLEGIAPSLPLGRNRSLSEEERRRDGAGLALNHIVFGIAGSSQLWKRRKELIRLWWRKDSSMRGHVWVEEQVDDKEWDESLPRIMISEDTSRFRYTNPTGHPSGLRIARIVLETFRLGLSDVRWFVLGDDDTIFSVDNLVDVLSKYDCNEMVYIGGPSESHSANTYFSHNMAYGGGGIAISYPLAKALYSVLDDCLERYHRLYGSDDRLLACISELGVPLSREHGFHQWDIRGSAHGLLSAHPISPFVSIHHVEAVEPIYPGMSSLDSLKLFTKAMKVDPMSFLQRSICYDHARRLTFSVSLGYAIQVFPSIVLPRVLERSEMTFSAWNKIHNLNEFDLDTRDPSKSVCKSPVLFFLEDVERQGNTTLGTYVRAGRLKDDLKRKVLCFPRSAPLPYVGRIRALGYPLKNWHLSPRRLCCKLNQTSDELLTISVKQCGKGSFGSFADSV